The genomic window TCGCGGTCGTCGAAGTAAAGCTGGTAACGAAGTCCAGCGCAACCGCCTGGCTGAACAGCAATGCGCAAGGAAAGATCGTCGCGGCCTTCTTGATCCAGCAGAGCCTTCGCCTTGGAGGCCGCAGCCTCAGTGAGGATGACACCAGTGTTGGTGTTTGCAGTGGTCATGAGTGGAGGTTCTCCTCGTTACTGTTTGTTGCTGTGAAACGCCACCGAATTTTCAAACTTTCGAATGAAAGAACGGTTGATGGTTGTAGCCTACGCTACTTGTTTTCCAGCGCGCCATCTATTGCACGCTTACGGCGGACACAACGGTGTACGGCTGCAACCTATTCCCGAATTGCTTCAGCAACCTTGTACTCTATGAGGCGTGAAGCAATCTCAGGACAATAACGCTCAGCAGAACCTGCCCAAGGGGTATACCCCTAAGAAGGGCAAGCCCACGCCAAAGCGCAAGGAGGCAGAGCAGCACGGAGGCACATTCGAAGCTCGTTTTGCGCCACAGAAGTCTTGGGGAGAATCACGAAAAGAGCGCAAAGAGCTCAAAGCCAAGATGTCTTCCGAGGAGTGGAGGGCATATAAGGCGAAGCAGAAGGAAGAGCGCAAGCAGCGTACTCGCGAGGCTCAAGCTGCGATGGACCGCGGCGAGGAAAAGTATCTACTTGATCGCGATAAGGGGCCGGAGAAACGCTTTGTCCGTGACTTTGTCGATTCGCGGCGCTACACCTCCAACTTCGTGATGCCGGTTGCGCTCATCTTGTTGCTTGTGCTCTTCATCGGCCAGTGGGCACCGAAGTTCGCCAGCATCGTGTCCATGGCTGCGATGCTCATGATGCTCGCGTTCCTGGTTGAAGGCATCGTGCTTGGCCGCTCTGCTTCCAAGGCCACCCGTGAGAAGTTCCCCGACACCACTTTGCGCGGCTCCTCCATCGGTTTCTACGCATATTCGCGCGCGACGCAGCCTCGTCGCTGGCGCACCCCGAAGCCTCGCGTGGCTCTGGGCGAGAAAGTAAAGTAACTGCCCCATGCGCACACTCATTCTTGGGGGTGCCCGTTCAGGTAAATCAGGCGTCGCCGAATCTCTCGTCGGTGACGCCGATTGCGTTTATGTGGCAACGGCACGCCCCTTCGGCAAAGAATTCGATGCGGACTTCAAAGCGCGAATCGCATCGCACCGCCAACGCAGGCCTTCGCACTGGACAACCGAGGATCAACGTGACCTATGCGAATGTCTAGCCCAGCACAGCACCGGGATCTTGCTTGTCGACGATCTGGCGACCTGGCTCACCGCCCGCATCGACGCAGCTAATGCCTGGGACTCGCCCATGGCACTGCTGCCCTCGCTAGAACGAGAGCTTTGTGAAGCGCTCGCAGCAGCTTCTGCGGATGTCATTATGGTCAGCGCAGAAGTTGGCATGAGCGTGATTCCCGAGCACCCAAGCGCCAGGGCGTTTCGTGACGCGCTGGGGAGCTTGAATCAGATGGTGGCCGGACAAAGCGATCGTGTGCTGCTGGTGATCGCGGGCCAAACGCTAGAGTTGAAGGCATAGTTTTCAACCAGAGGATCCTCGATCTTCTCAACACGCAACTAGAGCCCAGTGAAAGAGTGGAGATGCACGTTTCAGACTTCTTCCCAAAAATCCAGCAACCGAGCGCGGAACATGAACGTGAGGCTCGCGAGTTCCAGCTCAACCTCACCAAACCGACAGGGTCACTGGCGCGTCTGGAGGACCTCGGCGTGTGGCTTTCTGCTTGCCAGGCACAAGTACCACCTGCAAAAATTCTGCGCCCCCGGCTCGTTGTTTTTGCCGGTGACCACGGCATTGCCACGAAGAATGTCTCCCCCTACCCCATCGAGGTATCGATTCAAATGGCGGAGAATATTCGCCGCGGTGGCGCGGGTGTGAATGTGATCGCGAATCAATCAGGCACGGGTGTGCGGGTGGCTGACATTTCCCTGAACCACGATGTCTTTGGCGATGAACGTGTATCCAAGTCCTGCGGTTCTATTGATCGCGAGGACGCCATGAGTGACGAACAGCTGGTGCGAGCCATTGAAATTGGTAAGCGCATCGCCGACGAGGAAGTCGATTCCGGCGCGGATCTGCTCATGGCTGGCGATCTGGGTATCGGTAACACGACCCCGTCGGCGGTGATCATTGGCCTGCTCACTCGCCAGGAACCGGTCGTGGTAACCGGCCGTGGCTCGGGCGTGGATGATGAAGGGTGGATGCGCAAGGTCGCCGCCGTCCGCGACGCGATGTTCCGCGCTCGCGACTTCCGTCACGCACCTCTGGATCTCGCGCGTAGCGTTACTTCCCCTGAACTGGTGGCGATGGCAGCCTTCTTGGCTCAAGCTGCAGTACGGCGCACCCCTGTGCTCTTGGATGGGGTCGTAGTAACCGCCGCAGCGCTGCTGGCGGAGCAATTTGCCCCCGGGGCACGCCACTGGATGCAGGCTGGGCACCAGTCTGCTGAGCCCGCCCACAAGTTCGCTCTCGAGTACTTGGAACTAGATCCGTTCGTGCGTCTGGGACTGCGTCTGGGTGAGGGATCCGGGGCTGCTGCTGCTGTCCCCTTTGTGCACATGGCCACCGCCATCATGAACGACATGGCAACCTTCGAGTCCGCTCAAGTATCCGGGCGCGACGCGGTTCCTCCAGAGCGCGGCATCTAGGTATGTCGGACAAAGTTGACTTCGTCGAAGGTTCGCACGGAATCGCCTTTATCGAAGGACCATCAACAGCGCTCAGTTGGCTGACGATTCTCCCGATCAAGGGGGCTAGCGCCTTCGATCGGATCACAGGACGTCGAGTGATTTGCTCGGTACCTTTTGTTGGAATGGTCTATGGGTTGCTCGCGGCACTCGTGATAGCCACAGGAGTTGCGCTGGGCACCTCCGCGTTGTTGATTGCTGTATTGGCGGTAGTCGCGATGGAATTATTCGGGCGTTTCATGCACCTCGACGGGCTTGGCGACGTCGCCGACGCGCTTGGCAGCTACGCCCAAGGAGAAAAGGCACGGAGCATTCTTTCGGATCCGCACATCGGACTCATCGGCGCAGGTGCGGGATTGCTGTCACTGTTGGCGCAGGTGGCGTCGATAAGCGCACTCATCTCCTCCGAACTCCCCTTCTGGCAGCTCATGCTTGCGGTGATCGCGGGACCGTCGATTGGCAGGCTGGGGGTGCTCTTTGTATGCCACAACCGCTACGCTCCAATGCGCCCGGGCGGATTCGGTGCGCAGATCATTGGGACAGTGCTCACCTGGCATATTGTGGCTTGGTTACTTGGCTATGCCCTGTTGTTTGCGCTGATAGCACTGATCAGCCTGGGCTTAGCCACTGCATTGCTGCTCACGCTAGTGCTGGTAGCGGTCGCTGGCGCGTTGCTCGCCGCACACTGCAATCGCCGCTTCGAAGGGCTCAACGGCGACTGCTGCGGTTTTGTCATTCACCTTTGCACCACCATTGCGTTGGTGTTGCTGGCGATGTAGCGCCTGGCTGCGATGAGTTACACCAGGGTATGCATCCAGCCGTGAGTATCTTCCACGCTGCCACGCTGAATGCCGGTGAGTGCCTCACGTAGCTCCATAGTGATGCTGCCTGTTTTGCCGCCAGAGACTTCAAAGGTGCCTTCCGCTGATTTCACGGTGCCAACCGGTGTCACCACTGCCGCGGTACCACATGCGAAGGCCTCGCTCATCTCTCCGTTTTCCGCGCTCTGGCGCCATTCGGCGGTGGAAATGAGACGCTCATCGGTGCTGTAACCGTGATCGCGTGCTACCTGCAGCAGGGAATCGCGGGTGACTCCCGGCAATAATGAGCCGGATAGCTGCGGGGTAATAACGTGCGCGTCTTCGCCGGAGCCCATGACGAAGAATAGGTTCATGCCCCCCATTTCTTCGATGTACTTGTGCTCGATGGCGTCCAGCCACACCACTTGGTCGCAACCTTTTTCAGCAGCCTGCGCTTGGGCTGCCAATGAAGCCGCATAGTTCCCGGCAAACTTTGCCGCCCCGGTGCCGCCAGGGCAGGCACGCGTGTAGTCCTCGGAAAGCCACACGGACACTGGAGTGATGCCGCCGGAGAAATACGCACCAGCAGGTGAGGCGATCACGCAGTAGGTGTAGCTGGCAGAAGGGTGAACGCCCAGCGTAGTCTCGGTAGCGATCATAAAGGGACGCAGGTAGAGGGCTTCTTCCCCGCCGGCCTTTGGCACCCAAGCCTGATCGATTGCGACGAGTTGTCGCAGGGATTCGATGAAGAGCTCTTCGGGTAGTTCGGGCATAGCGAGGCGTTCGGCTGAGCGCTGCATACGCCGTGCGTTCATCTCGGGACGGAAGGTCTTGATGTGCCCGTCTTTGTGGCGGTAGGCCTTGATGCCTTCGAAGATTGCTTGACCGTAGTGAAGCACCGAGCTTGCGGGATCCAGTTGGAATGGTGCATAAGGACGAACTTGGGCGTTGTGCCAGCCCTCATCTTCATTCCACTCGATGGTCACCATGTGGTCGGTGAAGTGCTTGCCAAAGCCTGGATTGGCCAAAATTTCTTCCAGGCGCTCTTTGGAGGTGGGATTCTCTGTTTTATGGATGCTAAATGAAAGGTCGCTCATAGTATTTCAAGGTACACGTCCCCATGCTCGAGGGCAGTTGATTAGTCTTGAAGAAGTGTGCTGCGAACAACATTCGCAGCCAAGGAAAAAACAACGCGCAACCCAAGGTGATTGATATGACAATTTCGACCAACCTCCCATCCAGCGGAAGCCATACCAGGGCTGAGTTCGCAGAGAAGCTCCCTGATCACAGCCACGCTTTGATCGTCGCGCTGTTTTCTTCGGAGGATTTGCTCGAACTCGCCGGTACCGAAAAGCTGCAGCGCGAGCACTCAGATGCATTGCTGCGCTCATTCCAGGTACTCGGTGCTGAAGGCAAGCATGGACAGCTCACGAGAGTTCCGGCTCCAGAAGGAGTTAGCGCTGATTTCGTGCTTGGTGTGGGACTCGGTGAAGCCGAAGAACTCAACGACGAGCAGCTTCGCCGCGCATGCGGTCAAGCCGCACGCTCGCTTTCCGGAGTGAGCAGCGCCGCGGTCACTTTCGGCAACTTTGGCATGCAGGCAGTGGTCGAGGGCTTTCTCCTCGGCGCTTACAACTTCCGTGGTATCCGCTCCAAAGAATCAGGCAAGACCCCTGTGGGCACTGTCAGTTTCGTGGGTGCGGAGGAAGACCAAAAGGAATTCGAGAGGGGCGTCATCAACGCCGAATCGGTCATGCTTGCCCGAGATCTGGTGAACACCGCCTCCTCCCACCTTTATCCCGAGTCATACGCAGACGAGCTCGTAACACTGGCTGAAACCTATGATCTTGAGGTTGAGGTTCTCGACTATGAGCAACTTCGGCAGAAAGGCTTCGGCGGCATCGTGGCTGTTGGCGGGGGATCAATTCGAAAGCCGCGGCTGGTCCGCCTGCGTTGGTCTCCCGAGCATGCCAAGAAGCGCGTGGCGTTGGTGGGCAAGGGCATCACCTTCGATACCGGCGGCATTTCCATCAAGCCGGGCGCGTCGATGGACGACATGATCTCGGACATGGGCGGTTCTGCAGCGGTGGTTGGCACGATCGTCGGTGCTGCGCGTTTGCAACTGCCCGTCGAGGTCACCGCCACTATCCCCCTGGCTGAGAACATGCCTGGCGGCGGTGCTTACCGCCCAGGCGACGTGATCACCCACTACGGTGGGCTCACCTCCGAGATCCTGAACACCGATGCAGAGGGGCGCTTGGTGCTTGCCGACGCCATCGCGCGCGCATCGGAGGACGAGCCAGATTATCTGATCGAGGTTGCCACCCTTACCGGCGCACAGTTGGTGGCGCTCGGCAGCCGCACAGCAGGTGTCATGGGCTCCGATGACTTCCGCGACTTCATGGCCGATAAAGGCAACGAAGTAGGAGAGAATGCGTGGGCCATGCCAATGCCTGAGGAGATGGGTGAGGCCATCAAGTCGCCCGTGGCGGATCTGCAAAATATTGCCCGAGATCGCTTCGGCGGCATGATGGTGGCTGCCTGGTACCTCAGCAACTTCGTTGGTGAAGGTGTGGAGTGGGTGCACTTCGATATCGCAGGCCCTGCCTATGCTTCCAGCGCCTATGGTTACACCCCCAAACGCGGTACCGGCGCTCCCGTGCGCACCTTCCTAGCTGGGCTTGAGCACCTAGCGCAGTAATCACGCCAGGCCCAGAATCAAGTGCGGGGCGTGGGGCGTGGACAAGCAAGAACGCCTTGACGTCCTGCGCTTGCTTGGTCAAGGTCACATTCGCGCCCAAAACACGGTACTGTCTGAAGATATATACGTTCGATTACGCAAACTTTCGAGGAGTCTTTTCACATGGCGCACTCCGTAGAGATGCCTGAGCTTGGCGAATCCGTCACCGAAGGCACCATCACCCAGTGGCTCAAGTCCGTCGGCGACACTGTCGAGGTCGATGAGCCATTACTTGAGGTATCCACCGACAAGGTCGATACCGAGGTTCCCTCCCCCGTCGCAGGCACCATTTTGGAGATCCGCGCCGAGGAAGACGACACCGTTGACGTTGGTGAAGTGATCGCCATCATTGGCGATGCCGACGAAGCCTCCGATTCCGGCAGCTCCAACGAGAAGGCTGCTGAAGAAAAGCCCGCTGAGGAGCCTACGGAAGAGCCGAAGCAGGAGTCTTCCAGCGCTTCCGGTGAAGCTACCGACGTGGAAATGCCTGAGCTCGGCGAATCCGTCACCGAAGGCACCATCACCCAGTGGCTCAAGTCCGTCGGCGACACCGTCGAGGTCGATGAACCACTGCTCGAGGTATCCACCGACAAGGTCGACACCGAAGTACCTTCCCCGGTTGCAGGCACCATCCTCGAAATCCTCGCCGAAGAAGACGACACCGTCGATGTTGGCGAAGTGATCGTCCGCATCGGCGACGCCTCCGCAGCCAAGAGCGAATCCAAGCCAGAGCCCAAGGAAGACAAGCCTGAAGAAGAGCGCGACGTTCCTTCTGAGGAAGCCATCCAGGAAGCTGAGAACAAGGATCAGAACGACACCGTCGAAGAGGCGAAATCCGCTCAGTCTTCGCCCTCTGACGCCTCCGGTTCCGGTGAAGCTACCGACGTGGAAATGCCTGAGCTCGGCGAATCCGTCACCGAAGGCACCATCACCCAGTGGCTCAAGTCCGTCGGCGACACCGTCGAGGTCGATGAACCACTGCTCGAGGTATCCACCGACAAGGTCGACACCGAAGTACCTTCCCCGGTTGCAGGCACCATCCTCGAAATCCTCGCCGAAGAAGACGACACCGTCGATGTTGGCGAAGTGATCGTCCGCATCGGCGACGCCTCCGCAGCCAAGAGCGAATCCAAGCCAGAGCCCAAGGAAGAGTCCAAGCAAGAAAAAGCTGAGGAGAAGCCCGAGGCGAAGGAAGAGCCAAAGCCTGAGCCCAAGGCTGAGAAGACCGAAAAGACCGAGGAGAAGCCTGCCAAGAAGAACACCGGCAAGGTTCCTTATGTCACCCCACTGGTACGCAAGCTTGCCGACAAGCACGGCGTAGATCTGAACTCCATCGAGGGCACCGGCATCGGCGGCCGAATCCGCAAGCAGGACGTGCTCGCTGCTGCTGAAGGCGGTTCCGCTGAGGAAGCTCCTGCGAAAGAAGCCAAGCAGGAGGCTCCGAAGGGCGAGCGCTCCAACTGGTCCACCAAGTCTGTGGATCCTGCCAAGGCTGAACTGATTGGCACCACCCAGAAGGTCTCTCGTATTCGCGAGATCACTGCCAAGAAGATGGTTGAGGCACTGCAGATCTCCGCACAGCTCACCCACCTTCAAGAGGTAGACGTGACCAAGGTTGCCGAGCTGCGTAAGAACGCAAAGCCTGCCTTCAAGGAGAAGTACGGTCTGAACCTCACCTACTTGCCGTTCTTTGTGAAGGCCGCAGTTGAAGCTTTGGTCAGCCACCCGAACGTCAACGCGTCATACAACGCGGAGACCAAGGAAATGACCTACCACGCGGACGTCAACGTGGCGATCGCTGTGGACACCCCGCGTGGTCTGCTCACCCCGGTGATCCACAAGGCACAGGAGAAGACCTTGCCGGAATTGGCTCAGGCCATTGCTGACCTGGCAGACAAGGCTCGCAACAACAAGCTGAAGCCACAGGATCTCTCGGGCGCTACCTTCACCATCACCAATATTGGTTCCGAAGGTGCATTGTCCGACACCCCGATCCTCGTGCCGCCGCAGGCAGGCATCCTGGGCACCGCTGCTATCCAGAAGCGCCCCGTGGTTGTTACCGAGCACGGCGTAGACGCCATTGCGATCCGCCAGATGTGCTACCTGCCCTTCTCCTACGATCACCAGATCGTAGACGGCGCAGACGCAGGCCGTTTCACCGCAACGATCAAGGATCGTCTGGAAACCGGCGACTTCGAATCGGATCTGAACCTCTAGTTCGATTCGCCGCACAGCCCCCCACCCCGCCACCCCCGCTTCAAGCAAGCAGGTGGCGGGGTGTTTGACATCTCGCGCTGACAACGGACGGCAATCCCGTGAACCAACCCACCCAAACTCCCCTATAATGACGAGGGTCACTACATACACCGTTGTGAGGAGACACTAGGTTCATGGGTTCAACATCCACCACCTCGCCATATCTAGCCCGGCACCTCGGCCCAACAGCCGGTGATCGCAGCGAGATGCTGCAAGGCCTGGGCTTCGATTCTTTTCAGGCGCTCATTGACGCCGCCGTCCCAAACGATATACACGCTGAGACACTAGAGCTTCCCGCGGCGCTGAGCGAAGATCAGGCACTGGATCGCCTGCGCGCATACGCCGCTGAGAATGTGGTGCTCAAACCTTTCTACGGGCAGGGCTTTCATGAAACGTCCACGCCCCCTGTGATCCGGCGCAACGTGCTCGAATCCCCGGCCTGGTACACCGCATACACCCCGTACCAGCCGGAAATTTCCCAGGGCCGCCTCGAAGCGCTCCTGCATTTCCAGAACATGGTCAGCGAGCTCACCGGTCTGCCGGTGGCTGGAGCTTCACTTCTCGACGAGGCCTCGGCCGCCGCCGAAGCCGTGGCACTGATGGCGAGAGTCGGCCGCAAAGGCAACCGCGTAATCCTTGATGAGCGTCTCCACCCTCAGGTGCTCGCCGTTGCCGCAGAGCGCGCCCGTACTCTCGCGCTTGAAGTAGAAATCACCAACGCTTCCGAAGGCTTGGTCGGCGAGGATCTAGTCGGCGTGGTGCTGGCATATCCCGGCACCAAAGGAGACGTCGCGGATATCCGCCAAGCGATTGAGGATATTCACTCCCGAGGTGGCCTCGCCGCCGTGGCCTGTGATCTGCTGGCGCTGCAGTTGCTGGAATCTCCGGGCACTTTGGGAGCGGACGTGGCGTTTGGCTCTTCACAACGCTTCGGGGTGCCGCTATTCTTTGGCGGCCCGCACGCCGCGTTCATGGCCGTGACCGCGAAGCTCACCCGCCAACTGCCCGGCCGCGTGGTTGGCATCGCCCGCGATGCTGAGGGCAACCCCGCGCTGCGTCTTGCACTACAGACTCGCGAGCAACATATTCGCCGTGAGAAGGCCACGAGCAACATCTGCACGGCACAAGCTCTCCTGGCCGTCACCGCCACGATGTATGCCATTTGGCATGGTGCCGATGGGCTCAAGCGGATGGCGCAACGAGTACATGAGCGCGCATGCAGCTTCGCCGCCGCCGTCTCTGGCTCTGTTGAGCTTGCCCAGGAGCACTTCTTTGACACGGTCACGGTTCATACCCCCGGTAGCGCCCAGGCGATCGTGCAAAAGGCAGAAGAAGCTGGCTACCTGCTGCGCGCCATCGGCGAGGACAAGGTCAGCGTGAGCTTTGGCGAATCCGCTTCGGAAGATGACGTGCGCACGCTCGCAGAAGTATTCGGCGTTGCCGCGCAGGATGCCCAGTCAGGTTCCTGCAGCCGCATTCCCGAGGCTCTCCGGCGAGCTAGTGAGACGTTGACCCACCCGGTCTTTTCCTCGATGCATTCTGAAACTCAAATGCTGCGTTATCTGCGCAAGCTTTCAGATCGCGACCTCGCGCTGGATCGCACCATGATCCCGCTCGGTTCCTGCACAATGAAGCTCAATCCCACAGCGGGGCTCGAGCCGATTTCCTGGCCGGGATTCGCCAATGTCCACCCCTTTGCACCTGAGCATCACACCAAGGGCTGGCGTCATTTGATTGAGGAGCTCGAGCAGTGGCTTGAAGCGATCACCGGATACGCGAAAGTTTCGGTGCAGCCGAATGCGGGTTCTCAAGGCGAACTCGCGGGCCTGTTGGCGATTCGTCGCTATCACGTGGCGCGCGGCGAAGACCAGCGTGACGTGGTGCTGATTCCCACCTCTGCACACGGCACCAATGCGGCGTCGGCGAAGCTGGCCAACATGAACGTCGTGGTGGTCAAGAATGATCCCAAGGAAGGATCTATTGATCTGGACGATCTTGATGCCCAGATTGAGAAGGTTGGGGACCGCCTAGCCGGCATCATGATTACATATCCCTCCACGCACGGAGTATTTGAAGCCAGCGTGCGGGAGGTGTGCAAGAAGATTCACGCTCACGGCGGCCAGGTGTATATCGACGGCGCCAACATGAACGCCCTCGCCGGCATTGCCAAGCCAGGTGAGTTCGGCGGCGATGTCTCGCACCTGAATCTGCACAAGACCTTCACCATCCCTCACGGCGGTGGCGGCCCGGGTGTTGGTCCGGTGTGCGTGGCCGAGCACCTCGTGCCTTTCTTGCCTGCCGATCCCTTGAGCACCGATCCTCACTGCCCTGCGCCCGGCGACGCCGGTGTGCCCATTGCATCTGCGCGCTACGGCTCTGCGGGCGTGCTGCCAATTTCTTGGGCTTATATCGCGATGATGGGTGGGCGAGGACTTCGAGACGCCACCGCCCAAGCCATCTTGAACGCCAACTACATTGCCAAAGCGCTGCATGAGGATTTCCCCGTGCTGTACACGGGCCCCGGTGGTTTGGTGGCGCATGAGTGCATTCTGGATCTGCGCGCGCTCACCGACGCTACTGGTGTGACCGCCACCGATGTAGCCAAGCGCCTGATCGACTTCGGCTTCCATGCGCCCACTTTGTCCTTCCCCGTGGCGGGCACACTGATGGTGGAGCCAACTGAGTCCGAGGACGTAGCCGAGCTGAATCGCTTCATCGAAGCCATGCACACCATCCGTAAGGAGATTGCGCAGATTGAGCAGGGCAACACCGACTACGAGGAATCCATGCTGCGCCACGCGCCATTTACGGCTGAGATTGCTTGCAGCGATGAATGGCCTTATGCCTTCAGCCGTAGCGAAGCTGTGTACCCGGTAGACACGCTGCGCGAAGCCAAGTATTTCCCGCCGGTTCGCCGCCTGGACGAGGCCTATGGCGACCGTAACTTCTGCTGCACTGGATAGGAGCGAACAATGAGCGAACTTTTGCAGTCACCTTTACATGAAATTCACGAGGAGCTCGGCGCCAGCTTCACCCCTTTCGGCGCGTGGAATATGCCGCTGAAATACGGCTCCGAACTCGCCGAACACCGCGCTGTACGTGAGTCCTGTGGCATCTTTGATCTCTCACACATGGGCGAGGTTCGTGTCACCGGCCCGGACGCCGCCGCGTTCCTTGACTTTGCTCTGGTCTCTCAGCTTTCTGCGCTGAAGGTTGGCAAGGCGAAGTATTCGATGATCGTCAATTACGACGGTGGCATCATCGATGATTTGATTAGCTATCGTCTTGGTGAGGAAGAATTCCTGGTCGTCCCGAACGCGGGTAACGCCGAAACCGTCTTCAAGGAATTTCAGCAGCGTTCGAAAGATTTCGATGTTGAGCTTGTCGACGAATCCCGTTCCACAGCCCTGATCGCCGTGCAAGGTCCGAACTCTGCCGCATTAGTGGAGGCCCTTGTTCAGCCCGAGGACGCAGAGAAGGTGCAGGAACTCAGCTACTACGCTGCAATTCCGCTCGTGGTTGCTGGCCACCGCGCGCTGCTGGCGCGCACCGGCTACACAGGTGAGGACGGTTTCGAGCTCTACATCCCTAATGAGGAGGCCGCTGATTTGTGGCGAGCCATCTCCACCATGGGCGAGGACTTCGGCCTCACCCCCTGCGGCTTGGCAGCTCGTGATTCGCTTCGCTTGGAGGCAGGAATGCCGCTCTACGGCAATGAGCTCAGCCTGCAACGCACGCCGGCCGATGCGGGCCTGAGGGTGCTGGTGAGCAAGAAGAAGGAAGGCGACTTCGTGGGAAAGGATGCCATGCTGGGCGCCGCGGAACCACAGCAGCTTCTGGTGGGACTGAGCTCCGAGCAACGCCGCGCCGCCCGCCACGGGGCAGCGCTCTTTGTCGGCGATCAGCAGGTGGGCGAGGTCACCTCCGGGCAGCCATCTCCAACCTTGGGCCACCCCATCGCATTGGCGTACGTGGATCGCGAGCACACAGCCGAGGGCACCCAGCTTGAAGCTGATGTGCGCGGCAAGCGTTTGCCCTTCAGGGTGGCGGCGCTGCCCTTTTATAGGCGCGCTAAGTAAGCGCTGGCGTGGGAACGTCGAAAAGCTTGAAAGAACTGAAAGGAAAAGAACATGTCCAACTTGCCAGAAGCATTCTCATATTCCGAGGATCACGAGTGGATCAACGCCGCCGCCGATGAGGTCGTGGGCCAAACCGTGCGCGTGGGAATCACCTCCGTTGCCGC from Corynebacterium gerontici includes these protein-coding regions:
- the gcvP gene encoding aminomethyl-transferring glycine dehydrogenase, translated to MGSTSTTSPYLARHLGPTAGDRSEMLQGLGFDSFQALIDAAVPNDIHAETLELPAALSEDQALDRLRAYAAENVVLKPFYGQGFHETSTPPVIRRNVLESPAWYTAYTPYQPEISQGRLEALLHFQNMVSELTGLPVAGASLLDEASAAAEAVALMARVGRKGNRVILDERLHPQVLAVAAERARTLALEVEITNASEGLVGEDLVGVVLAYPGTKGDVADIRQAIEDIHSRGGLAAVACDLLALQLLESPGTLGADVAFGSSQRFGVPLFFGGPHAAFMAVTAKLTRQLPGRVVGIARDAEGNPALRLALQTREQHIRREKATSNICTAQALLAVTATMYAIWHGADGLKRMAQRVHERACSFAAAVSGSVELAQEHFFDTVTVHTPGSAQAIVQKAEEAGYLLRAIGEDKVSVSFGESASEDDVRTLAEVFGVAAQDAQSGSCSRIPEALRRASETLTHPVFSSMHSETQMLRYLRKLSDRDLALDRTMIPLGSCTMKLNPTAGLEPISWPGFANVHPFAPEHHTKGWRHLIEELEQWLEAITGYAKVSVQPNAGSQGELAGLLAIRRYHVARGEDQRDVVLIPTSAHGTNAASAKLANMNVVVVKNDPKEGSIDLDDLDAQIEKVGDRLAGIMITYPSTHGVFEASVREVCKKIHAHGGQVYIDGANMNALAGIAKPGEFGGDVSHLNLHKTFTIPHGGGGPGVGPVCVAEHLVPFLPADPLSTDPHCPAPGDAGVPIASARYGSAGVLPISWAYIAMMGGRGLRDATAQAILNANYIAKALHEDFPVLYTGPGGLVAHECILDLRALTDATGVTATDVAKRLIDFGFHAPTLSFPVAGTLMVEPTESEDVAELNRFIEAMHTIRKEIAQIEQGNTDYEESMLRHAPFTAEIACSDEWPYAFSRSEAVYPVDTLREAKYFPPVRRLDEAYGDRNFCCTG
- the gcvT gene encoding glycine cleavage system aminomethyltransferase GcvT, whose product is MSELLQSPLHEIHEELGASFTPFGAWNMPLKYGSELAEHRAVRESCGIFDLSHMGEVRVTGPDAAAFLDFALVSQLSALKVGKAKYSMIVNYDGGIIDDLISYRLGEEEFLVVPNAGNAETVFKEFQQRSKDFDVELVDESRSTALIAVQGPNSAALVEALVQPEDAEKVQELSYYAAIPLVVAGHRALLARTGYTGEDGFELYIPNEEAADLWRAISTMGEDFGLTPCGLAARDSLRLEAGMPLYGNELSLQRTPADAGLRVLVSKKKEGDFVGKDAMLGAAEPQQLLVGLSSEQRRAARHGAALFVGDQQVGEVTSGQPSPTLGHPIALAYVDREHTAEGTQLEADVRGKRLPFRVAALPFYRRAK